From one Triticum aestivum cultivar Chinese Spring chromosome 4B, IWGSC CS RefSeq v2.1, whole genome shotgun sequence genomic stretch:
- the LOC123090046 gene encoding salicylic acid-binding protein 2-like, which translates to MEAALDSGAKAKHIILVHGVCHGGWSWYKVAAGLRSAAGHGCRVHAPDLAASGTDDRRLPEVATFSEYTGPLLDVLRSLPAGEKAVLVGHSLGGLSVALASEMFPDKVAVAAFLSAYMPDCASPPSHVLIQV; encoded by the coding sequence ATGGAGGCGGCACTGGATAGCGGTGCAAAGGCAAAGCACATCATCCTCGTCCACGGCGTGTGCCACGGAGGCTGGAGCTGGTACAAGGTGGCGGCGGGGCTACGGTCTGCGGCTGGGCACGGCTGCCGCGTCCACGCGCCGGACCTAGCCGCGTCGGGCACCGATGACCGCCGGCTGCCGGAGGTGGCAACGTTCAGCGAGTACACGGGGCCGCTGCTCGATGTACTCCGGTCGCTCCCGGCTGGGGAGAAGGCGGTGCTCGTTGGCCACAGCCTCGGAGGCCTTAGCGTCGCCCTCGCCTCCGAGATGTTCCCGGACAAGGTCGCAGTCGCCGCGTTCCTCTCCGCTTACATGCCGGACTGCGCGTCCCCGCCGTCGCATGTCCTCATACAGGTATGA